One Nocardioidaceae bacterium SCSIO 66511 genomic window carries:
- a CDS encoding tetratricopeptide repeat protein, which translates to MDAPEIPDDVTARALDRQVRRSLQGLPERTADLVARHLAMAGLLIEDDPQLAYRHARAARDRASRIAVVREACGETAYASGDFNEALRELRAARRMNGQVHYIALIADCERALGRPERALDLDTPQVREKLDDAGVAELAIVVAGARRDLGQPEAAARFLERESLHSSSREPWVARLRYAYADVLAELGRTTEAIEWFHRTVAVDGNRATDAEERLETLHS; encoded by the coding sequence GTGGACGCCCCCGAGATCCCTGATGATGTCACCGCCCGGGCGCTGGACCGGCAGGTGCGCCGCTCGTTACAAGGTCTCCCTGAGCGCACGGCTGATCTGGTAGCCCGCCATCTCGCGATGGCAGGCCTGCTGATCGAGGACGATCCGCAGCTCGCGTATCGGCATGCTCGCGCGGCGCGTGATCGCGCGTCGCGGATTGCGGTCGTACGTGAGGCGTGCGGTGAAACCGCGTATGCGTCGGGAGACTTCAACGAGGCGTTGCGTGAGCTGCGCGCGGCGCGCCGGATGAATGGTCAGGTGCACTACATCGCCCTCATCGCAGACTGCGAGCGCGCGCTGGGCCGTCCGGAGCGCGCCCTGGATCTCGACACCCCGCAGGTGCGGGAGAAGCTGGACGACGCCGGCGTTGCCGAGCTGGCGATCGTGGTCGCCGGTGCGCGCCGGGATCTGGGCCAGCCAGAAGCGGCCGCGCGCTTCCTCGAACGTGAGTCGTTGCATTCGAGCTCGCGTGAACCTTGGGTGGCGCGCCTTCGCTACGCGTACGCGGACGTGCTGGCCGAGCTCGGTCGCACGACGGAGGCGATCGAGTGGTTCCACCGGACGGTTGCGGTTGACGGGAA
- the tyrS gene encoding tyrosine--tRNA ligase — MTHVLDELDARGLVAHSTERDALRAELSGGSITFYVGFDPSAPSLHIGNLLQLLVARRLQLAGHRPLILVGGSTGLIGDPKETGERVMNSKDVVAEWVQRIREQVSRYVDLDGDLGATIVNNLDWTQEMDVLDFLRDIGKHFPVNRMLDRHVVSSRLDSGISYTEFSYVLLQSMDYLELHRRYGCVLQTGGSDQWGNITAGVELVRRADGDRVHALSTPLVTKSDGTKFGKTESGTVWLDPQLTSPYAFYQSWIQAEDAKVGEYLKQFTFLGVDEIDALMVEHEERPGARAAQRRLASEVTRLVHGEAETDAAERASAALFGRGQLSELPESTLRAALSEAGLHELATDATVLDAFVQTGLVESLSAGRRAMRDGGAYVNNERVSDPELPLAKAGLLHERYGVLRKGKRTIAGVEVP; from the coding sequence GTGACACACGTACTCGACGAACTCGACGCGCGCGGGCTGGTCGCGCACTCCACGGAGCGAGACGCGCTCCGTGCCGAGCTGTCGGGCGGGTCGATCACGTTCTATGTCGGTTTCGACCCGTCGGCTCCGAGTCTGCACATCGGTAACCTCCTCCAGTTGTTGGTGGCTCGACGCCTGCAGCTGGCGGGTCATCGTCCACTGATCCTGGTCGGCGGGTCGACCGGACTGATCGGCGACCCGAAGGAGACCGGCGAGCGGGTGATGAACAGCAAGGACGTCGTTGCGGAGTGGGTGCAGCGCATCCGCGAGCAGGTGAGCCGCTACGTCGATCTCGACGGAGACCTCGGTGCGACGATCGTGAACAATCTCGACTGGACGCAGGAGATGGACGTGCTCGACTTCCTGCGCGACATCGGCAAGCACTTCCCGGTCAACCGCATGCTGGACCGGCACGTCGTCAGCAGCCGGCTCGACTCCGGAATCAGTTACACGGAGTTCAGCTACGTGCTACTGCAGTCGATGGACTACCTGGAGCTGCATCGCCGCTACGGATGCGTCCTGCAGACCGGCGGTAGCGACCAGTGGGGCAACATCACGGCGGGCGTAGAGCTCGTACGCCGTGCCGACGGCGACCGTGTACATGCGCTCTCGACACCGCTGGTCACCAAGTCCGACGGCACGAAGTTCGGCAAGACCGAGTCGGGCACGGTCTGGCTCGATCCGCAACTGACGTCGCCGTACGCGTTCTACCAGTCATGGATACAGGCGGAGGACGCCAAGGTGGGGGAGTACCTCAAGCAGTTCACCTTCCTCGGTGTCGATGAGATCGATGCACTGATGGTCGAGCACGAAGAGCGACCCGGGGCACGCGCCGCACAGCGTCGGCTGGCGTCCGAGGTGACCCGACTGGTGCACGGCGAGGCAGAGACCGACGCCGCCGAACGAGCCTCGGCTGCGCTGTTCGGACGCGGACAGCTGTCCGAGCTGCCCGAGTCGACGCTACGTGCGGCACTGAGCGAGGCCGGACTCCACGAGCTCGCAACCGACGCAACCGTCCTCGACGCGTTCGTACAGACCGGACTGGTGGAGAGCCTCTCGGCCGGCAGGCGAGCAATGCGCGATGGCGGTGCGTACGTCAACAACGAGCGGGTGAGCGATCCCGAGCTACCGCTGGCCAAGGCCGGACTCCTGCACGAGCGTTACGGAGTTCTGCGCAAGGGCAAGCGAACGATCGCTGGTGTCGAGGTGCCGTAG